In Chryseobacterium sp. C-71, the genomic window AAAGGAAACTTCTTTGTCACATTTATGGATGAAAATATTACCTCAAAAGTTGTTGATGCCATTATGCCATTAAATGATCTTGAAAACTGGGCTTCAAGAAATATTTTTCCGCCTAATTATGGTGACAAAATCAATACTCAGGTGGAAGGTGATATTCTGATTCATAAGTTCAGATACATCGATTATTTAATTAAAGAAACTACTGAAAGCCTTGAAAATTATAAAGATAACGAGTCTAAATATTTTGAATCAATTAAAAAAATAACTTTGCTGAAACAGGCATCTATGCAACTGTCAGAGATTTTAGGTTATTCTCCGATTAAAGGAATTTATGTAAAAAGATAGCAGAAATTAGATGTTAGGATTCAACTAAATCGTAAAAAATTATTTTTAGATAATAATCTGCTACCTAAACTGCCAAAAAGTCCTATAAAATTTTAGGAATAAAAGTTGTAAATTACATCTTAATTAAATTTAAAAATATACCAATAGAAATATGGACATTAAAAAAGAATTCAGAGATTTCTCTGTAAAACACTTAGGAAATAGCGGTTTGGTAACCGATCAGTATATGGGAATGTATGGGCCAACCAACCTTACTCCTTATATCATGGAAGAAAGAAGATTGAACGTTGCACAAATGGACGTTTTCTCTCGTTTGATGATGGATAGAATCATCTTTTTGGGAACAGGAATTGACGACCAGGTTGCTAATATTGTGACTGCGCAGCTTTTGTTCTTAGAAAGTTCAGATTCTGCAAAAGATATTCAGATCTATATCAACTCTCCTGGTGGAAGCGTTTATGCAGGTTTAGGAATTTATGACACAATGCAGATCATCAAGCCAGACGTTGCAACAATCTGTACAGGTATTGCCGCTTCTATGGGAGCTGTTTTATTAGTTGCAGGTGAAAAAGGAAAACGTTCTGCGCTTAAGCATTCAAGAGTGATGATTCACCAGCCGTCTGGAGGTGCACAAGGTGTTGCATCTGATATGGAAATCAACTTGAGAGAAATGTTGAAATTGAAAAAAGAATTGTATGACATCATTTCTGAGCATTCTGGACAGACTTACGAATGGGTAGAAAAAGCGTCTGACAGAGATTATTGGATGACTTCTACCGAAGCGAAAGAATTCGGAATGGTCGATGAGGTTTTACAGAGAGCTAAGAAAGAAAAATTGTAGTATAATTTGCTAATAAGCTAATTTGAAAATTAGGCAGAATATAAAAAAGGGATGTAATTGTAAATTACGTCCCTTTTTTTATTTTCAAATTAGCTTATTGACAAATTTTCAAATTAATTAAACCCCTCAATAATTTTAGAAAAATCTTCCAGCTTCAAAGCTGCTCCGCCAATTAATCCACCGTCGATATCTGGTTGAGAGAAAATTTCTTTTGCATTATCAGGTTTTACAGAACCACCATAAAGAATAGAAACTTCGTCAGCAACTTCCTGACCGTATTTTTCAGCGATAATTCCTCTGATGTGAGCGTGAATTTCCTGCGCCTGTTCCGGACTTGCAGTCTCGCCAGTTCCGATTGCCCAAACCGGTTCGTATGCGATCACAACTTTCTTGATTTCTTCTGCAGAAAGCGTGAAAAGAGCCGTTTCAGTCTGAGTTTTTACAACATCTAAGTGTTGTCCTGCTTTTCTCTGTTCAAGGGTTTCACCATTACAGTAAACAGGGATTAAACCTTTATCTAAAGCTAGTTTTACTTTTTTATTGCAGCTTTCGTCGTTTTCACCGTGATATTGTCTTCTTTCAGAGTGACCGATTAAAGAACCTGTTGCATCAATCGATTCCAGCATATCTGCAGAAAGTTCACCTGTGTAAGCACCATTTTCGAATTCGCTCATGTCTTGAGAAAAAACTCCGATTTCATCTTTTTCAAAGATGTCTTTAGCCATCATTAAATATAAAGATGGGGGAGCAATCCAAACTTCACAGTTGGTTTTATTTTCATTTTTATAACCTAATAATTGAATCATCAACTGCTGTGCTTCAATTACGTTTTTGTTCATTTTCCAGTTTCCTGCAACTATTTTTCGTCTCATAGTTTATCTAAAATTATTTATTAATTCCTTCTAATTTAAACATAAAAGCATACACCAAAGCAGTATCTTTCAGGTAATCGAATCTTCCCGAAGCACCGCCGTGACCGTAAGCCATATCTGTTTTTAATAATAATACATTTTTGTCAGTTTTTAGATCTCTCAATTTTGCGACCCATTTTGCGGGCTCAAAATACTGTACCTGAGAATCGTGCAAACCTGTCGTAACCAAAATATTCGGATAGTTTTTCTTCTCAATGTTTTCATAAGGAGAATATGATTTCATATAAAAATAAGCTTCTTTATTATTAGGATTTCCCCATTCATCATATTCATTAGTGGTCAATGGAATAGTTTCATCCATCATTGTATTCACAACATCTACAAACGGAACCTGGGAAATTATACCGTTCCAAAGGTCAGGTTTTATATTTGCGATAGCTCCCATCAATAGACCTCCTGCACTTCCTCCTTGTGCATATAAATGTTTTGGTGAAGTATATTTTTCTTTCACAAGATATTCTCCGGCATCTATAAAATCTGTAAAAGTGTTTTTCTTTTTCATCATTTTACCGTCTTCATACCACTGCCTTCCCATTTCTTGGCCTCCGCGGATGTGCGCAATTGCAAACGCAAAACCTCTGTCTAAAAGGCTTAATCTTGTACTGCTGAATGTTGCATCAATAGAATTTCCGTAAGATCCGTAAGCGTAGAGTAGAAGCGGGCTGTTCCCATCTTTTTTATAACCTTTTTTATAAACGATAGAAATCGGAATTTTTGTGCCGTCTTTTGCTGTTGCAAAAAGTCTTTCTGTAGTGTAATTAGTTTTATTGTATCCGCCTAAAATCTCCTGTTCTTTCAGTAAAATTCTTTTTCCTGTTTTTAAATTTTGCTCAAACTGAGAACTTGGAGTAACAAGTGATGTATAACCAAAACGGAAATTATCGGTATTGTACTCTGGATTCCCCGATGGATAAACGGTATACGCAGGTTCATCGAATTTTAAAAATTCTTTTTTACCTGATTTTCTATCATAGATCACCAATTGCGAAAGTCCGTTTTGCCTTTCACTGAAAACCAGATAATTTTTAAACTCGCTGATTCCTTCCATCAACACATCTTTTCTGTGCGGAACAAAATCTTTCCAGTTTTCGACTCCTGTTTTGTTTAAAGGGGTTTCTACCACTTTAAAGTTGAGAGCATCTTTGTTGGTTGTGACTAAAAATCGATCTTCCAAAGGAGTTACATCATACAAAACATCTTTCATTCTCGGTTGAAAAACTTTGAAAATTTCGTTGGGCTTGTTGGCATCAATATATCTTGTTTCAGAAGAAGTTGTAGCTCCGGAATAGATCATGATGAACTTTTCGTTCTTAGATTTTCCTACACCGATGTAATTGGTTTTGTCTTTTTCTTCATACACCAAAACATCTTTAGAAACATCTGTTCCCAGAGAATGTCTGAAAATTTTCTCTGTCAGAAGTGTTTCAGGGTTTTTTGACGTGTAAAAAATAGTTTTGTTATCATTTGCCCAGGTTGCAGAACCAGTTGTATTTTTAATGCCCAGGTCAGTCGTTTTTCCTGTCGAAAGATCTTTTAAAAATAATTTGTATTGTCTTCTGGAAACATCATCTACTCCGAAAATCATTTTGGTATTATCTGAGCTGATGCTGAAGCCCGAAGCAGAATAATATGCATGACCTTCTGCCATTTGATCTACATCCAGAAGAATTTCTTCGGGAGCAGTAAGGCTTCCTTTTTTTCTGCAATATTTGAAGTATTGTTTTCCTGTTTCTGTACGGCTGTAGTAATAATAACCGTTTTTAAAAGTAGGAACAGATTCATCTTTTTCCTTTATTCTAGCCTTCATTTCCTTGAAAAGCTGGTCTCTGAAAGGCTCTGTATCTTTCATCATCCCTTCCCAGTAAGAATTTTCTGCCTTCAGATAATCTACAACCTTTGAAGAATCTTTTGCTTTTTTAAAATAATCGATCATCCAGTAATAAGGATCGTTTACCTTATCGGAATGAATTTCTCTTATATGTTCCTGCTTTTCTGCAACAGGAGCTTTTAAGTCTGGGAATTTTTGAGATTGATAGGTTGCAGAAATACTCATAGCTAATAATCCTAAATAAATTTTTTTCATGGCTGTATTTTTTCAAAAGTCTATGCCAGATTCCAAAGATTTTTCAGAAGCGTATAAAAAGTATGCTCTTCGTCAGTTACTACATCATCGGCCTTTATCAAAGTTTTTGCAAATTGAATAAAACTTTTACGTTCTTCTTCCGTAGAATCATCTAAGAAACAACGTCCGTGAAATTCAAAATGATCTTTCCATTCTTCTGGCTGAAGTAGGGCAATGGCTTCCAATTCGTTATCCAAATTGATTTTAAATGGAAATTCCTCTGCCAGATATTGTTGTACAAGCATTCCTTCTTCCGGTGCAAATTCTCCGTCTACAGAAGAAAGAATCATTAATAAGTGATAACCAGCGATTGATTTATTTGATTTATGCATTTAAATATGTTTTAATTTTTTTTATTTAAAAAAATGTCTAAAAGGTTACAATTGATTAGTCAATATAATTTTTAGCGGGCTGTTTGTCTACAATTTTCCCGTCTTGCAATGTTAAAACGAACGGGTTGCTTCTTGCTATCGTTTTGATTGCAGTACCATCCATCATTGCATTTTTAATGGTTTTAAAAGTCGTCGGAATGGTAGAAATTCCATAAACAACTGCAGTTTTGTCAGTATTTACTTTGGCTTCAACTTTCTTTAGCAAGTCGGCTGAAACTTCTTTCGGATGATAAGAAAACACCAAAATGGCTTTCGGAGCATTGATAATTTCATCCGTTAAATCAATTCCTGTAGGATCTTCAATCTTAAATTTAGCAATCTCAGATTTATATCCTTGTTTCATCAGTTTAGACTCATTTTTATCTTCTTCAATTTTCCATGGTGAGCCTTCTTCCCAATATTTTGTCTGGTTGATATAATCATCCTGATTTACCTTCAAAACTTCTCCAGTTTTCGAATTTTTTAACGAGTAAAAAGTTTTGTATTCTGAAGGATTTTTGCTGATTTTTACTTTTTCAGCTTTCAAATCTGTCCCAATTTTATAATCACGGAAATCGATGATTGGTTCATTGATAATGCCTTGAGCCATAATGAAAATCATGATTCCTGAAAAAATCCCGAATGCGATTGAAAATAATTTGTTGTTTTGAGGTTTTGATGAACTTGAGTAATCATCTTTTTTGTTCCATTCTTTTCTGTATAAGAAAAACAGAATGATAAGTCCAACCAAAAGAACAATGTCTTTCACAAAGCTTTCCCAAGGTGTGAATTTAATGGCATCTCCGAAACATCCACAATCAGTTACTACATTGAAGTAGGCTGAATAAAACGTCAGAAATCCGAAGAAAACACACAAGGCGATCAGTGCAGAAAGCGTGAATTTCAGTTTAAATTTCAGCAAAAGCATAAAACCTAACCACAATTCTAAAACCACCACAATGATTGAAAAAAGCAAAGCAAATTTTACAAAAAACGGCATGTCAAAAACCGATGGTTCAAAATATTCTTCCATTTTAAATGAAAATCCTACCAGATCTACTGCTTTAACAAACCCTGAAAGGATGAAAATGATGGCGACGACGAAACGTAATAAACCTTTAATCATATTATATAATTTGATGTTCTATATTGTTTTCTTTTTCTGAGAATTTAATCAGACAAAACACTGCGTAATTCAGCATATCAAAATAATTCGCATCCAGACCTTCCGAAACGATGGTAACGCCTTGATTATCTTCAATTTGTTTTGTTCTTAAAACTTTTTGGTAAATTAAATCAGTAATTGAAGAAATTCTCATGTCTCTCCACGCTTCGCCATAGTCGTGATTTTTTCTTTCCATTAAAGCTTGAGCTTCATGAGCATACTGGTCATAAAGACTTAAAATTTCATCTTTATTTTCATTAAAATCATTCGAAAAACCTTTCTCTAATTGAATCAGACCAATAATCGAGTAATTGACGACAGCAATGAATTCTCCTTCTTCACTTTCGTCAATCATTTTCACATCTGTCATCTGTAATGTGCGGATTCTGTTGACTTTAATGTAGATTTGGTCGGTAATTGAACTCGGTCTCAAAACTCGCCAAGCTGCACCGTAATCTTGTAATTTTTTACTGAAAAGATCACGACATTCGCTGATAATTTTCTCGAACTGGATTGAAGTTTTTAACATACATTCTCTTAATAGCCCAAATATACGAATTAGGTTTTAGGTAGCGGGAATATGGCATAGAGTTTTTGAGTATGACCGAGCGAGAGTTTAAGATTTGTGGTTTTTAATTTTATTATTTCTAAAAGTTAATTTCATTTAAATTTTGTGAAGTTTTAGTTTATTTTTGCGGAAATAAATTCGATGTATCCGGATGCCTGCAAATAATGTAATTCTTTCGCCGTTCCACACTTCCCAGAACTTCCATTCAATCAACTGTAACGGAAGATTAATAGATTTAAATGTACCACAATTGATGGGAATTCTGAATCTCACACCCGATTCTTTTTCGGACGGAGGTAAATTTAATGATGAAAAATCTGCATTGAAACAGGCTGAAAAGTTGTTGAAAGATGGAGCATTGATGATTGATATCGGTCCACAGTCTACACGGCCGAATGCAGATTTTTTGAGCAGTGAAGAGGAAATTAAAAGAATTGGAAACGTCATTTCATTAATTAAAAAAGAATTTCCTGAGGCTCTAATTTCACTCGATACTTTTTATGCTGAAACAGTGAAATTTTGTTTTAATGAAGGAATTGATATCGTTAATGATATATCAGGCGGACAGTTTGATGTGGAAATGCTTGATGCCGTTGCCGAAACAAAACTTCCTTACATTCTAATGCATGTCAATCCGTCATATCAAACGATGCATGAAAAAACTTCTTTCGCCGATATTACTTTGACGGTCAATCAGTATTTTTCAAAGAAAACCGATGAATTATTAAAAATCGGGATCAAAGATATTATTCTTGATCCGGGTTTTGGTTTTGGAAAAACGGTGGAAGATCAGATGAAAATGATTGATGAGGTGGAATTTTTCGGTTTTGGAAGTTTTCCTTTGCTGATCGGGATTTCAAGAAAATCATTTATTTATAAGCCATTAGGTAAATCTGCTTTAGACATTAATGAAGAAACTCAAAAACTACACCTGAAAGCTTTACATCAAGGTGCAAAAATCCTGCGTGTGCATGATGTCTCTGAAGCAAAAAAGACTATTGATGAATTTTTAAATAACTAAAATTTAGTCAAAAAAAAACCTCTCAAAACGTAAATCTTGAGAGGTTTTTTGAAATATTTTTTTGGATAATTCAGTACTAAATTACCACTTACTCATCTTTAAAACCCTAATAATTTCAATTTAAACTGAATGGCAAAATTATCTTTAAACTTCGGTGTGTTGTAATGTCCGACTCTGTAGAAAAATCCAAGATTGAATTGTGAAGAAAGGAAATTATTCCATTCCAGACCCAGCTCATTGTACAAATGATCTAGTTTTTTGAATTCAAATTGATGAAATTCTGGATTTTTCATATCTCCGATTGTCCCTCTGTAGATGAAATCGAAACTTGAAACATTCTTCCCAAAACTTTTAAAATACCACGGAAGTCTGTGCGTCAGATAAGCTCCCACAAATTTATCGTTGTAATATTCTCCACCTTCCATCGTTGCAAAACCAAGATATGAAGTCAGGTTAAAATTTAATCCGCCATTGCCTTTCCCCAAACCATTCATGGTGAAATTTTTCCAGATCGGAGCATCGCCAACGATAATTCCTCCATACGCTCTTACACCAGTTACACCCAGTTTTGTTTTAAAATTGTGAACGAAAAGTGCATCAAATCTGCTGAAATTAAAATCTCCGTCGAAACTCTTGAATCCTTGCTCGTAATTTAAATACACTTCGGGAAGACTTTGCTCGTATGTATATTTTCCGGTTGGCGTCATAATATTCTTTGAATTCGGAGAATATTTTAAGGTAATCGTTGATGAAGTAACATCAAACTGACTTCCCAAACCTTTGTAATTGTAAGCAAATTTAGATTCTTCCTGCGTTCTTTTTGCGGCAACATTTACGGTTAATCCGTTGGTGATGTCATTCTCATAACTTACTTTAAAACCTTCATGTCCGAAGAAAACTCCGTTGTTCAGTGCTACGCCGGAGTTCATGATTTTCATTCTGAAATTCCATAGATTTTCTGAAAATCGACCTGCTGCCATTACATCATTGAAATATTCCACACGGAAAAAAGAGTTCTTTTCTAACGTTGTACGAACGTCAACTCCGGCTCCGTATTTAAAATCTTTGTCATAAATTCCATAAGCAAAATAAGCATCAGGCGAAATGTATTTATTGAATTTTTCGTTCAGTTTTGCACCCGCTCCAAAACGGAAATGCTCATATTTATTGTAACCAATTAATCTTGCCAAATCAAAATCTACCATTCCCACTCTTATTTTTCCTTTCAGCAAACCGGTAAGGGCTTTGGCTTTTTGGTCCAGTTTGTATTTGCTGCTCAAACTGTCAATTTTTGAATACGTAGTTACTTCACGATCGGTCAGATTTTCAGTTCTGTATTGATCAATCAGATTTCCGTCAGAATTTTTCACATCAATCGTATAGCCTTTAAAATCTTGTGGTTTTTCTTCAATGGGAGTTTTAAAATCAAAATAATCTGCAGTTGCAAAGGCATAACTTCCAAATTTCTTTCTTGCATTTTTGTCGGCTTCTTTCTCTTCTTTGCTTTTATTTTTATCTGATGAATCTTCGGTATCAAAAGAGGTAGAGCCCATTTTGAGTTTGTAGTTTTCTTTCACCAGAAACCATTTGTTCTCGATAGGTTTCCAAATACTGGTGATGCTTCCTTCACTTTTAATTTTGCTGTTGCTTTCGATTTTTTTCAAAGCGTAGGTTTCTTTGTCAACATAGATGTATCCGTTAAATTTTCTTTTATTTACGGCCTCTTTATAATCTACCTGGCGAAAACGAATCACGTAATTTTCTCTGCCGTCAATCTCAATAGAATCAGTCAGGAAAAAACGATAAAGGTTTCTGTTTTCTTCTTTTATTTCTTTCGGAATTACATTTCTGTTGGAACGGAAAGCCATCAATTCATAAATGGGTTCTTTTAAACCTGCTATTTTATTGTCTAAAATATTGGTTTTCTCGCCGTATTTTTTTGAATATAAACTTTGTGAAGCTCTTTCCCACAAAAACATTTTGCTTTTCCCAACCAATTTCATCAGGTTCACAGACTCTAGAGAATCTTTTTTTTCCTGAGCTTTCATCGGCTGCTGTGGAAGACTTTTCAGCGAATCAATTCGGTTGGCGATGTATGTATTGTAAGCATTGATACTGTCTTCATCAAAATCTAAAGAAATTTTTTCGTAAGATTTAAATGAATAAGAATCCAGACTTAGCGGAGAATTCCGCTTGTAATTATCATTGATTTTTCTAAGAATCTCCAAAGCTCGCGGATCACTTTTATCTTCAAGAATTACCGTTTGTATATTTTGAGTTTTAGAATCAGCCTTTGATAAAAAAACTTCCATCACTTTATCAACCACGACATCATCTTCATAAAAACCTCTCGCAGAAACTTCTACTTTTTTACATTTTGTTCTGAAATTGAGAACTCCGGAAGCATCTGTTTTCCCCAGCAATTTGTTATTGCAGGTCACTGAAGCATTAGAGATCACAGACTGATCTCCTGAACTTTTAACGGTAATTTTCGACTGTGAGAAAATGCTGATGTATCCGAGTGATAACAGCAATAAATACAATTTTTTCATAAAGAATTTCTAACGATTAAATTTGATTGGCTGGTGATGAATTTTCTTTTCTTTTTATTTTAAGTTGAAAATCATGTAAATCAAATCAGCTATGGCAAATTAAGTGCCGTAGAAGTTAAGAATTCTTAATGTAATTTATTTATCAATTAAGATGTGCCTGTTTTTCAGTAAATTCTTTAGAGAATTTTATTCTGTCTTCTTCCAGTTGCTCCTGATTGTCGGGTAAGATATAATTAAATAAAATTTTGTCTTCATTGTCTAAGAAAATCATTTCTTTTTCTTCACCATCGATCATTTGTGAGAAAATTGCCCACATCGAGGTGTCTTTTAGTCTTAATAGTTCAAAAAACTGTTCTGCTTTAATTTCTATTTTTTTCATTGATTTATCTTGAATATTTAATTTAACATAAGTTTTGTTTTTAAACGCAAAGTGCGCAAAGATTTTTTTAAATGCTCGCTGTTTTTAAGTTCGCAAAGGCGTTTGACTACGTCGAATCTTTGATTTCACTCAGCGAAGACAACAAAGTATCTTTTTATTATAATTGATTACGAGGAATCAGATTACTTATTAATAATTACCAATTACTCATTTTAAAATTCCAACAACTTAAGTTTAAACTGAAATGCAAAATTCTGTTTAAAACTGTACGTTGTATAATATCCGACTCTGTAAAAAATACCCAAATTGAAGTAAGAAGAAAGGAAATTATTCCATTCCAATCCAACTTCCTGATATAAATGATCTAATTTTCTGAATCTGAAATCATGATATTCGGGATGCTTCATATCACCGATGGTTCCTCTTAAAACAAAATCTAAACTCGAAACATTCTGCCCGATACTTTTAAAATACCAAAGAAGCTTATGGGTTAAATAATAGGCTACAAATCGGTCATTGTAAAATTTCCCACCTTCCAACGTGGCAAATCCCAAATAGGAAGTAAGGTTGAAATTAATGTCACGGCTCGGCGACGCCAGACCATTCATTGTAAAATGTTTCCATATGGGTGCTTCGCCTAAGACCACTCCGCCATATAATCTGAGGCCTGTAGTTCCCAAACCGGTTTTAAAATTCTGTACAAACAAAGCATCAAAACGAGTGTAATTAAAATCTCCACCCAACGCTTTGAAACTCTGCTCAAAATTAAAATACAGCTCAGGATATTTCTGGTCAATCAGCGATTTTCCCTGCGGCGTCATAATATTGGTGGAATTCGGAGAATATTTCAGTGTTACCAGAGTATAAAAGTTTTCAAAAGTTGTTCCGCTGTTTCTGAAATTGTAATCAAACTTTGCTTCTTCCGTATTTCTTCTTGCAGCAAATGCGAGTGTCAAACCGTTGCTAACGTCATTTAAATACGATACTGATGCACCTTCGTAACGGTAATATTTGTCGTTGTTGATGTTGTTTCCATAATTCATCATCCGCATTCTGAACGTCCAGAGTCTGCGGTAAAATTCTCCTGAAGAGTTTACATCATCATAATATTCAATTCTAAAAAAAGAGTTTTTATCAAGTGTCGTTTTGATGTCGAGCCCGA contains:
- the clpP gene encoding ATP-dependent Clp endopeptidase proteolytic subunit ClpP, whose protein sequence is MDIKKEFRDFSVKHLGNSGLVTDQYMGMYGPTNLTPYIMEERRLNVAQMDVFSRLMMDRIIFLGTGIDDQVANIVTAQLLFLESSDSAKDIQIYINSPGGSVYAGLGIYDTMQIIKPDVATICTGIAASMGAVLLVAGEKGKRSALKHSRVMIHQPSGGAQGVASDMEINLREMLKLKKELYDIISEHSGQTYEWVEKASDRDYWMTSTEAKEFGMVDEVLQRAKKEKL
- the tpiA gene encoding triose-phosphate isomerase — its product is MRRKIVAGNWKMNKNVIEAQQLMIQLLGYKNENKTNCEVWIAPPSLYLMMAKDIFEKDEIGVFSQDMSEFENGAYTGELSADMLESIDATGSLIGHSERRQYHGENDESCNKKVKLALDKGLIPVYCNGETLEQRKAGQHLDVVKTQTETALFTLSAEEIKKVVIAYEPVWAIGTGETASPEQAQEIHAHIRGIIAEKYGQEVADEVSILYGGSVKPDNAKEIFSQPDIDGGLIGGAALKLEDFSKIIEGFN
- a CDS encoding S9 family peptidase, producing the protein MKKIYLGLLAMSISATYQSQKFPDLKAPVAEKQEHIREIHSDKVNDPYYWMIDYFKKAKDSSKVVDYLKAENSYWEGMMKDTEPFRDQLFKEMKARIKEKDESVPTFKNGYYYYSRTETGKQYFKYCRKKGSLTAPEEILLDVDQMAEGHAYYSASGFSISSDNTKMIFGVDDVSRRQYKLFLKDLSTGKTTDLGIKNTTGSATWANDNKTIFYTSKNPETLLTEKIFRHSLGTDVSKDVLVYEEKDKTNYIGVGKSKNEKFIMIYSGATTSSETRYIDANKPNEIFKVFQPRMKDVLYDVTPLEDRFLVTTNKDALNFKVVETPLNKTGVENWKDFVPHRKDVLMEGISEFKNYLVFSERQNGLSQLVIYDRKSGKKEFLKFDEPAYTVYPSGNPEYNTDNFRFGYTSLVTPSSQFEQNLKTGKRILLKEQEILGGYNKTNYTTERLFATAKDGTKIPISIVYKKGYKKDGNSPLLLYAYGSYGNSIDATFSSTRLSLLDRGFAFAIAHIRGGQEMGRQWYEDGKMMKKKNTFTDFIDAGEYLVKEKYTSPKHLYAQGGSAGGLLMGAIANIKPDLWNGIISQVPFVDVVNTMMDETIPLTTNEYDEWGNPNNKEAYFYMKSYSPYENIEKKNYPNILVTTGLHDSQVQYFEPAKWVAKLRDLKTDKNVLLLKTDMAYGHGGASGRFDYLKDTALVYAFMFKLEGINK
- a CDS encoding TerB family tellurite resistance protein gives rise to the protein MHKSNKSIAGYHLLMILSSVDGEFAPEEGMLVQQYLAEEFPFKINLDNELEAIALLQPEEWKDHFEFHGRCFLDDSTEEERKSFIQFAKTLIKADDVVTDEEHTFYTLLKNLWNLA
- a CDS encoding BT_3928 family protein, with protein sequence MIKGLLRFVVAIIFILSGFVKAVDLVGFSFKMEEYFEPSVFDMPFFVKFALLFSIIVVVLELWLGFMLLLKFKLKFTLSALIALCVFFGFLTFYSAYFNVVTDCGCFGDAIKFTPWESFVKDIVLLVGLIILFFLYRKEWNKKDDYSSSSKPQNNKLFSIAFGIFSGIMIFIMAQGIINEPIIDFRDYKIGTDLKAEKVKISKNPSEYKTFYSLKNSKTGEVLKVNQDDYINQTKYWEEGSPWKIEEDKNESKLMKQGYKSEIAKFKIEDPTGIDLTDEIINAPKAILVFSYHPKEVSADLLKKVEAKVNTDKTAVVYGISTIPTTFKTIKNAMMDGTAIKTIARSNPFVLTLQDGKIVDKQPAKNYID
- a CDS encoding DUF1599 domain-containing protein yields the protein MLKTSIQFEKIISECRDLFSKKLQDYGAAWRVLRPSSITDQIYIKVNRIRTLQMTDVKMIDESEEGEFIAVVNYSIIGLIQLEKGFSNDFNENKDEILSLYDQYAHEAQALMERKNHDYGEAWRDMRISSITDLIYQKVLRTKQIEDNQGVTIVSEGLDANYFDMLNYAVFCLIKFSEKENNIEHQII
- the folP gene encoding dihydropteroate synthase, whose product is MPANNVILSPFHTSQNFHSINCNGRLIDLNVPQLMGILNLTPDSFSDGGKFNDEKSALKQAEKLLKDGALMIDIGPQSTRPNADFLSSEEEIKRIGNVISLIKKEFPEALISLDTFYAETVKFCFNEGIDIVNDISGGQFDVEMLDAVAETKLPYILMHVNPSYQTMHEKTSFADITLTVNQYFSKKTDELLKIGIKDIILDPGFGFGKTVEDQMKMIDEVEFFGFGSFPLLIGISRKSFIYKPLGKSALDINEETQKLHLKALHQGAKILRVHDVSEAKKTIDEFLNN
- a CDS encoding DUF5686 family protein — protein: MKKLYLLLLSLGYISIFSQSKITVKSSGDQSVISNASVTCNNKLLGKTDASGVLNFRTKCKKVEVSARGFYEDDVVVDKVMEVFLSKADSKTQNIQTVILEDKSDPRALEILRKINDNYKRNSPLSLDSYSFKSYEKISLDFDEDSINAYNTYIANRIDSLKSLPQQPMKAQEKKDSLESVNLMKLVGKSKMFLWERASQSLYSKKYGEKTNILDNKIAGLKEPIYELMAFRSNRNVIPKEIKEENRNLYRFFLTDSIEIDGRENYVIRFRQVDYKEAVNKRKFNGYIYVDKETYALKKIESNSKIKSEGSITSIWKPIENKWFLVKENYKLKMGSTSFDTEDSSDKNKSKEEKEADKNARKKFGSYAFATADYFDFKTPIEEKPQDFKGYTIDVKNSDGNLIDQYRTENLTDREVTTYSKIDSLSSKYKLDQKAKALTGLLKGKIRVGMVDFDLARLIGYNKYEHFRFGAGAKLNEKFNKYISPDAYFAYGIYDKDFKYGAGVDVRTTLEKNSFFRVEYFNDVMAAGRFSENLWNFRMKIMNSGVALNNGVFFGHEGFKVSYENDITNGLTVNVAAKRTQEESKFAYNYKGLGSQFDVTSSTITLKYSPNSKNIMTPTGKYTYEQSLPEVYLNYEQGFKSFDGDFNFSRFDALFVHNFKTKLGVTGVRAYGGIIVGDAPIWKNFTMNGLGKGNGGLNFNLTSYLGFATMEGGEYYNDKFVGAYLTHRLPWYFKSFGKNVSSFDFIYRGTIGDMKNPEFHQFEFKKLDHLYNELGLEWNNFLSSQFNLGFFYRVGHYNTPKFKDNFAIQFKLKLLGF